The Streptococcus viridans genome contains the following window.
GGTTGAAATGAGGTAGAAGAATGAGTAAAAAAGATAAAAAAATCGAAATTCAAATTGCAGATAGTAAAGTGGTTGTAGGTAAGGAAACCTTTGATGGCTACCAATTAACGATTGGGAAGAAGGCTATTGCTGAGATTGCTGATATGGGGGCTCAATTTGCCCTCGTAAAAAATGCATCTGTAGACAGTCTTTATAAATCCCTTGAAAAAGCAGTGGAAAGTGCCATCGAAAATTATAATTTGCACAAATAAGGGGTTGCATTTTAATAAAATCAATGGTATAATTGTGACTGTTGATTTGCTTGGAGAGATAGCGAAGAGGCTAAACGCGGCGGACTGTAAATCCGCTCCTTCGGGTTCGGGGGTTCGAATCCCTCTCTCTCCATTAGTGTTCATTGTGACGATGATAAAGTGACTAAGGTCAGCGCTCTTTTTGGGGTATAGCCAAGCGGTAAGGCAAGGGACTTTGACTCCCTCATGCGTTGGTTCGAATCCAGCTACCCCAGTTCTAGGTAATATCAGATAAGGTGGTAAAATATCTACTCAGGTATTTTATTTCTTTATATGAAGATGTCGTTGTAGATCATTTTGATTACGTTGCGAGTGCTTGCTTAGGAAAAATAATTATAAGTATGTCAAGTTTAGAAAACTTGATTGTTGGAGGATTTTTTAGATGAATGAATTTGAAGATTTGCTAAACAGTGTTAGCCAAGTTGAGCCAGGTGATGTTGTTACTGCTGAAGTTTTGACAGTTGACGCTACACAAGCTAACGTTGCAATCTCTGGAACTGGTGTCGAAGGTGTCTTGACTCTTCGCGAATTGACAAACGATCGTGATGCGGACATCAACGACTTGGTAAAACCAGGTGAAACACTTGAATTGCTTGTTCTTCGTCAAGTAGTTGGTAAAGATACTGATACAGTAACTTACCTTGTATCTAAAAAACGTTTGGAAGCTCGCAAAGCATGGGACAAATTGGTCGGACGTGAAGAAGAAGTTGTTACTGTTAAAGGAACTCGCGCTGTTAAGGGCGGACTTTCAGTAGAATTTGAAGGACTTCGTGGATTTATTCCAGCTTCAATGCTTGATACTCGTTTTGTACGTAACACTGAACGTTTCGTAGGTCAAGAATTTGATGCTAAAATCAAAGAAGTTGACGCAAAAGAAAACCGCTTCATCCTTTCTCGTCGTGAAGTTGTTGAAGCTGCATCAGCTGCAGCTCGCGCTGAAGTATTCGGTAAATTGAACGTTGGTGACGTTGTAACTGGTAAAGTTGCTCGTATCACTAGCTTCGGTGCTTTCATCGACCTTGGTGGTGTTGATGGATTGGTTCACTTGACTGAATTGTCACACGAACGCAACGTTTCACCTAAATCAGTCGTAACTGTTGGTGAAGAAATCGAAGTGAAAGTTCTTGACTTGAACGAAGAAGAAGGTCGCGTATCACTTTCATTGAAAGCTACAACACCTGGACCATGGGATGGCGTTGAACAAAAATTGGCTGCTGGTGATGTCATCGAAGGTACTGTTAAACGTTTGACTGACTTCGGTGCATTCGTTGAAGTATTACCAGGTATCGATGGACTTGTACACATCTCACAAATTTCACACAAACGTGTTGAAAATCCAAAAGATGTGCTTAAAGTTGGACAAGAAGTAACTGTTAAAGTTCTTGAAGTAAATGCTGCTGATGAACGTGTATCACTTTCTATTAAAGCTCTTGAAGAACGTCCAGCTCAAGAAGAAGGCGAAAAACAAGAAAAACGTCAACAACGTCCACGTCGTCCAAAACAAGAAAAACGTGACTTTGAACTTCCAGAAACTCAAACTGGATTCTCAATGGCTGACTTGTTTGGCGATATCGAATTGTAATATTCAAAAAGCTTACCTCTCGGTAAGCTTTTTTTACTTGTAAAATTCTCGAGAATTTGATATACTATAACAGTTGCCACCCTTAGTGTAATGGATATCACGTAAGATTCCGGTTCTTGAGATGGGGGTTCGATTCCCTCAGGGTGGATAAGGATAGGAGAGCGGAGAGGCTCTCTTTTTTTGTATCTGGATAGGAAAGATACCTGTGAATTTTTAAGAGCAGTATCGAACTCTCAGTGCCCTTTTCGATGATATCAAGAAAACACCATGTCCTAAGACATGGTGTTTCATTATTTGTTTAGTTTTTAGAAGCTGCTTGGAATTCTGGGTTCTTCCATGCTTCGTCGATAATTGCTTGCAATTCTTTTGCAGAAGCTTGCATTTTTTGTGTTTCAGCGTCGTTCAATGGGATGTTTACTGGACGAACGATACCGTGTGCACCAACGATCGCTGGTTGACCGATAAAGACGTTCTCAACTCCGTATTGACCTTCTTGGAAGACTGAAAGTGGAAGTACTGCATTTTCATCATCAAGGATAGCACGAGTGATACGAGCAAGGGCAACGGCGATACCGTAGTAAGTAGCACCTTTCTTGTTGATGATTGAGTAAGCAGCATCACGTACAGAGATGAAGAGATCTACAAGGTCAGCTTCGTTCAAGTCACGGTTTGCTTGCAACCATTGTTCCAATTTCACACCGGCAACGTTAGCATGTGACCAAACAGCGAACTCTGAGTCTCCGTGTTCACCCATGATGTAGGCGTGAACCGAACGTGCATCAACACCGATAGTTTCAGCAAGAGCTTGACGGAAACGAGCTGAGTCAAGAGAAGTACCAGAACCGATAACGCGTTCTTTAGGGAAACCTGAGAATTTCCAAGTAGAGTATGTCAAGACGTCAACTGGGTTAGCAGCTACAAGGAAGATACCGTCAAATCCTGAAGCAACAACTTGCTCAACGATTGATTTGTTGATGGCAAGGTTTTTTCCAACGAGGTCAAGACGAGTTTCACCTGGTTTTTGAGGAGCACCAGCAGTAATAACAACGAGGTCAGCATCCGCACAATCTTCGTACTTAGCAGCATAAATCTTCTTAGGAGAAGTGAAGGCAAGAGCGTGGCTAAGGTCTTCAGCATCACCAACCGCTTTTTCAAACAATTGAGGGATTTCAATGATACCTAATTCTTGTGCGATTCCTTGAGTAACGAGTGCGAAAGCATATGATGAACCTACAGCGCCGTCACCAACAAGGATAACTTTTTTATGTTGTTTAGTTAATGTCATTATTCTAAACGTCTCCTTCTATTTTTTTGGGTTTTCCCATTCGCATTTATTCTACCACTTTTACAATTCTTTGTCACGGTTTTACGCTTAATTTAGACGATGTAAACGTTTTTACTCTTGTGTTCCGAAGGAGAAAAAAAGCACTAAATGTGTTATAATAGTATGGTGAATTAATTAAAGAGAGGCATTGTTTTAATGCAGGATAATAACTTAGTTGATGTTAATTTAACATCGGAAATGAAGACCAGTTTTATCGATTACGCTATGAGTGTTATCGTGGCTCGGGCTCTTCCTGACGTTCGAGATGGTTTAAAACCAGTTCATCGTCGAATCCTATATGGAATGAATGAACTTGGTGTTACGCCAGATAAACCACATAAGAAATCTGCCCGTATTACTGGGGATGTTATGGGTAAATACCATCCGCATGGGGACTCCTCTATTTATGAGGCTATGGTTCGAATGGCTCAATGGTGGAGTTATCGTTACATGCTTGTAGATGGGCATGGGAACTTTGGTTCTATGGATGGAGATGGAGCCGCTGCCCAACGGTATACAGAAGCTCGTATGAGCAAGATTGCTCTTGAAATGCTTCGTGATATCAACAAAAATACAGTTGATTTCACAGATAACTATGATGCCAGTGAAAGGGAACCAAACGTTCTTCCAGCTCGCTTCCCTAACTTGTTAGTCAATGGTGCGACAGGGATTGCGGTAGGGATGGCGACAAATATCCCGCCACACAACCTCGGTGAGTCTATTGATGCTGTCAAGTTAATGATGGACAATCCTGATGTGACAACGCGTGAGTTGATGGAAGTGCTTCCTGGACCAGATTTCCCTACTGGGGCCTTGGTCATGGGCAAATCAGGTATTCATAAGGCCTATGAAACAGGAAAGGGCTCAATTGTCTTACGTTCTCGCACGGAGATTGAAGAGACCAAAACAGGGCGCGAACGCATTGTCGTTACAGAATTCCCTTATATGGTCAATAAGACTAAAGTGCATGAACACATCGTTCGCTTGGTTCAAGAAAAACGGATTGATGGAATTACGGCAGTTCGGGATGAGTCCAACCGTGAAGGGGTTCGTTTCGTCATTGAAGTCCGTCGCGATGCATCAGCCAATGTTATCTTGAACAACCTCTTCAAGATGACCCAAATGCAGACCAACTTTGGTTTTAACATGTTGGCCATCCAAAACGGTGTCCCTAAGATTCTCTCTCTTCGTGAGATCCTAGGATCTTATATTGAGCACCAAAAAGAAGTAGTGACTCGTCGGACGATTTTTGATAAAGAGAAGGCGGAAGCTCGTGCTCATATCTTGGAAGGTCTCTTAATCGCTCTTGATCACATCGATGAAGTGATTAAAATCATCCGTAATAGCCAGACAGATGCAGAAGCTCAAGCTGAATTGATGAGTAAGTTTAAACTTTCTGAGCGTCAAAGTCAAGCTATCTTGGATATGCGTCTTCGTCGTTTGACTGGTTTGGAACGTGACAAGATTCAAAGCGAATACGATGATCTCATTGCTTTGATTGCTGATCTCGCTGACATTTTAGCCAAGCCAGAGCGTGTGGTCGCGATCATCAAGGAAGAGCTGGATGAAGTAAAACGCAAGTTTGGAGATCCACGTCGCACGGAGTTGATGGTGGGAGAAGTTCTTTCACTGGAAGACGAAGACTTGATTGAAGAGACCAATGTATTGATTACGCTGTCTAATAAAGGCTACATCAAACGCTTGGATCAGGATGAATTTACTGCTCAAAAACGTGGGGGACGTGGTGTTCAAGGTACAGGGGTCAAGGATGATGACTTTGTCCGTGAATTGGTTTCTACCAGTACCCATGATCGTTTGCTCTTCTTTACCAACAAGGGACGTGTTTATCGTCTCAAAGGCTATGAAATCCCTGAATACGGTCGTACAGCCAAGGGACTTCCGATTGTCAACTTGCTTAAGTTAGATGATGGAGAATCCATTCAGACCATTATTAACGTTGCTCAAGACCGTAGTGAAGACGCTTATCTCTTCTTTACAACCCGTTCAGGTTTGGTGAAACGGACTAGTGTAGCTGAGTTTGCCAATATTCGTCAAAATGGCTTGAAAGCTTTAAACCTCAAAGACGAGGATGAGCTGATCAATGTCTTCCTCACAGACGGAAATACGGACGTGATCATCGGGACTAAATTTGGTTATTCTGTCCGCTTCAAAGAGTCTGTGGTTCGGAACATGGGCCGTTCGGCAACTGGGGTTCGAGGTGTCAACCTTCGTCCAGGAGACCAAGTGGTCGGTGCAAGCGTCATTACAGATCAAGATGAAGTATTGATTATCACTGAAAAGGGATACGGTAAACGCACGCGTGCAGATGAGTATCCAACAAAAGGACGTGGTGGTAAAGGGATTAAAACTGCTAATGTAGCTGATAAAAATGGTCCTCTAGCTGGACTCATGACTGTCAAAGGAGATGAGGATTTGATGATTATCACCAATACAGGCGTCATGATTCGTACCAGCGTTGCCAATATTTCTCAAACTGGACGTTCGACCATGGGTGTGAAAGTTATGCGTCTGGATCAAGATGCCCAAATCGTAACCTTTACAACGGTTCAAGCTGACGAAAAAGATGAGTCAGAGACTGAAACTGAAAGTGAAGGGTAGGATAAAAAATGGCTTCAAGAAGAAGAAAAAAGAGGAAAACAAGCTTACGCAATCGCTTGATCAATATCTTTGCTACCTTGCTGATCCTTTTGTCTATCGCTCTGATCTTTAATGCTCCGATTCGGAACATGATCATGGTTTGGCATACCAATCAGTACCAGGTTAGCAAGGTATCGAAAAAGACTATCGATAAGAATAAAGATGCCAAGACTAGCTTTGATTTTAAAGAAGTCAAATCGCTTTCTACAGAATCTGTTATCAATGCCCAGTGGCAGGCGCAGAAGTTGCCTGTTATTGGGGGGATAGCCATTCCAGAATTGAAGATGAACCTTCCGATTTTTAAAGGCTTAGATAATGTGGGACTCTATTATGGGGCAGGTACCATGAAAGAGGACCAAGTTATGGGGCAAAGGAATTACTCCTTGGCTAGTCACCATGTCTTTGGTTTGACCGGGGCAAATGAAATGCTCTTTTCTCCATTAGAACATGCCAAAGCTGGAATGAAAATCTATATCACTGATAAGGATAAAGTCTATACCTATGTCATCAATTCTGTTGAAACAGTGACGCCAGATCGAGTCGATGTCATTGCAGATAGAGAAGGGGTAAATGAAATTACCTTGGTGACCTGTGAGGATGCTGCAGCAACTTATCGTACGATTGTAAAAGGTACTTTGGAAACTTCAGTAGATTACTCAAAAGCACCAAAAGATATACTAGAAGCTTTCACAGAATCTTATAATCAAATGCAATTATAATCAACGAAAAGAGAGTGGGACAGAAATCGGTAATTCGTTAGAATTCGATTTCGTCGTCCCACCTCCGCACAGTTGAGTAGGGCTGTAAAAGCTGATGAAATCAGCGTAGTAGAGCCCACTCAACCACTGCGTCTTGCTCGAAAATTTAAAGACAATTGAGAGGCTAGGACTTTTGTCCCAGCCTCTTTTTTTGTTAATTTTCTGCCAACTTGTAAGAGGATAGTCATAAAATGTTACCTGACTGACATATTTTTGCATGCTTTCTATTTTATAATAGAAGAGTGATAGAAAGAAGCTTGGAGGAACCGAATGCACACAGAAGATATCTATACTTTGTTAAGAAACTTCTATGGCTTACTGGTCAATGATTTTCCAAAAACGGGGCTCATTACCAAGGGGATCTACGAGGTTGAACAGGTCTTTGAAACCATTAAAAACCTTCCTGATAATCAAGAGCACTTAATTCGATACGAAATTCGTCAATTCCTAGCGACTTTGGAACAAGTGCAAGAAGGCTATAGAATTAACTTTTCAAACGAAGAAAATCGAATCCTTGAAAACCTAAGGGAAGTAGTTTGTCCTATATAAATTTTATACAGAATCATCCATTTTCCTCCTCAATTGCGAATTATTAATTGAGGAGGTTTTTATGTATCATATTGTATTTCAAGAATCTGGTCTTTTACCTAGAGAACGTTTGCTAACAGAAGGCCCTGATAAGCTCAGTCATCAAGAATTGCTATCCATCTTATTACGGACGGGGAACAAAAATAAAACAGTCTACGAGATTGCTCAAGACTTGTTGGGCTCGCTAAAGAGTTTAAAGGAACTGGCTAGTATGAGCTTTCAGGAGTTACAGGAAGTTCCAGGAATTGGAAAAGTTAAGGCCATTGAGCTATTAGCTGCTATGGAACTTGGGAAACGAATCCAGACCTCACAAGTGATTGAAACGGAACAAATCATGAGTAGTCAGAAGCTGGCAAAAATGATGCAACAAAAAATAGGCCATGAGAAACAGGAGCATTTACTGGCATTGTATCTGAATACCCAAAATCAAATTATTCATCAACAAGTGATTTTTATCGGTACAGTCAATCGTAGCATTGCAGAACCTCGAGAGATATTGCACTATGCCATCAAGCATATGGCGACGTCCTTAATCTTAGTTCACAACCATCCATCCGGAATCATTCATCCGAGCAAGAATGATGATGGCGTCACTCAACAAATGATTGAAGCCTGCAATTGTCTAGGAATTGTTTTTCTTGACCATCTGATTGTTTCAACTGATGATTATTACAGCTACCGGGAGGAGACAGATTTATTGGTATAGAAAAGAGGCTGGGACAAAAGTCCTAGCCTCTCAATTGTCTTTGGATTATCGAGCAAGACGCAGTTGTTGAGTGGGCTCTACTATGCTGATTTCATCAGCTTTTACAGCCCTACTCAACTGTGCGGAGGTGAGACGACGAAATTGAATTCTAACGAATTACCAATTTCTGTCCCACTCTCTTGCTTATCATGAATTTTTGCGCATAAAGTAGAGAAGGGTTTGCAGTTCGCTGGTTAGATCGACATATTGGACAACCACATCCTTTGGAACTGTTAGGTGTACTGGAGAAAAGCTAAGGATTCCCTTGATACCAGCTTCAACCAGTAAATCTGCAACTTCTTGAGATTTTACACTTGGAACGGTTAAAATAGCTGTTTGAATCTCTTGTCCCTCTAGTTTTTCTTTTAGTGTTGAGATGCCGTAAATCGGAATGTTATCTTTACTTTTAGTACCTACTAAGTCATGATCATCCGTATCAAATGCCATGACAATCTTCATTTTGTTTCGCTCATGGAAGCGATAGTGAAGCAGGGCACTTCCCATATTTCCAATCCCGACGATAGCAACATTGGTGATGGAGTTATCATTTAAGAGATCTGCGAAGAAGTTCATTAACTTTTTGACATCATAACCAAAACCACGTCGTCCTAACTCTCCGAAGTAGGAGAAGTCGCGACGAACAGTCGCGGAGTCAATACCGATGGCTTCAGCAATCTGTTTTGAATTTGCTCGCTCGATCTTCTCTGCATTAAAGCGTTTAAAAATGCGGTAATACAGAGAGAGTCGTTTGGCAGTAGCACGAGGAATTGGATTAGTCTTATCTTGTTTCACAATATCACAACCTTTCAAATCTATTTTATAAAAAGTTTGTGAATAAAGCAACTATCTTCTACTAAAAAAACACCAAAATGGTGCTTTTCTTTGTTAGTTGGAATTTCTTAAACTCTGATCAAACTGAATCAGATAGCGATAGAAGTCACCGATTCTTCCAGTGAAAGGTAAAATTTGCCCCTTGTAGGTCACGGAAACAACCTGATAGGAATCTGGAAGGGTCACACAGCCTGAAAAAGCTAGTAGACAGTGATCCAAATTATCGTAGCTAATCTGACGTTCCTTTTGGTATGCATCCAAATAGGTGAGGACTAGAGGAGCATTGGTCATTACTTTTCAATCCTTTCAAAGATTTCGCGCTCAACTAAACTGTCCATGAGGAAGTAGAATTTTTGTTGGATGATTTTGTTTTCTGGATTTTTAAAAATATTTACCAAACGAAGGCCTGACTTGTCAGTAATGTTAATTTTAAATCCTGTTAAATCCTTATTGATAATAATTTTTAGCTTAAAGCCATCTCCGCTATTTGGAACAGCTTCTAATAGACGATTTAATTCGTAGTTTCCAACCTTTGTTTGGGCAAAGGTATTGTCGCGTAGGGTATATTTTTTAATATTTGGATGGATTGCGTATGTGTAATCGCAGTCTGTTAATGAGACAGAAGTTTCAAATGCCATGTAATTCTCCTAAAATTTTGTGAATGGTTGTAATAAAAATATCGACTTCATCAGAAGTATTGAATTCAGATAAACTAATGCGAATAGATTCCTTCAAGCGAGGCGAATCTTCGCCGTAATAAGCTGCAAGGACATGACTTGGTTGAACAGTTCCTGCTGTACAAGCGGAGCCGGTTGAGACTGAAATACCTGCCATGTCTAAACGAAGCAGTAAGATATCATTGCTGATACCAGGAAAGCCAATATTTAAGACATGAGGAAGGTTAGTGTCTGTGCTATTCAGATAGAAATCTAGATCTTCTAGACCAGTTAGGATACGTTCAGATAAGCTCTGAATATACTGATAATTTGCTTCTAACTGATCAGTTGCTTCTTTGAGGGCTTGAGCCATTCCAGCAATTGAAATCAAGTTCTCTGTACTAGCCCGACGCTTGTCTTCTTGGTCACCCCCGTGTAAGAGATTGAAAAAGTCAGGCTTTCTAGCATAGAGGATGCCAACCCCTTTTGGCCCATGAAATTTATGGGCGGATGCGGTTAGGAAATCGATTCCTAGCTCTTCTGGTGCTATAGAAAGTTTACCAACGGCCTGGACAGCATCGACATGAAAAGCAGCAGGATGGTCTTTTAAAAGGTCAGAAATGGCCTTGATGGGTAAGAGATCGCCTGTTTCGTTATTGGCATACATGGTGGATACCAAAATAGTATCGGGACGAAGTGCAGCACGAATATCTTCAGGACGAATCTTTTGATCAACGGGTTGAATAACGGTCACTTCAAACCCAAACTCCTCGACCAAGTACTCAATCGGTTCCAAAACGGCATGGTGCTCAATAGCCGTGGTAATAATATGCTTCCCTTGCTGTCTATGTTTGAGACAGTAGCCCTTTATAACAGTGTTATTACTTTCGGTCCCGCCAGAAGTGAAGATAATCTGTTGACTAGAGGTCTTTAAACAAGTTGCAACGCATTCCCTAGCATCTCTAAGAATCTTTTTCGCTTGACGACCATGGGAGTGGAGGCTAGAGGGATTTCCGAAACTGGTCTCCATCGTTTCTGTCATCACCTTGATTACTCCTGGGCTTAGGGGAGTGGTTGCCGCATTGTCAAAATAAATCACGATATCACCTTATTTCTTGTGGTATGCAAAGAGTGGACTAACTGGTTTACGCTCTTGGATACGTACAAGGGCATCCCCAATCAAATCACTTGCAGTAATGTATTTTACATTTTTTGGTTTTTGTTCTTGGGTTGCTACAGAGTCTGTAACTAAAATTTCTTTAATCGGTGCTTGGTCTAGTAATTCTGCAGCTCCTTTAACGAAAAGTCCGTGACTAGAAACGGCATAAATCTCAGTAGCGCCGTCGCGTTGAACAATTTTTGCAGCCTCAGAGAAGGTTTTTCCTGTATTCAAAATATCATCGATCAGGATTGCTTTTTTACCTTTAACATCCCCGATGATGTAGCCCTCGTCACGGCTAGAGTCGTCTTGGGCGTAGTCGATGATAGCAATTGGGGCATCTAGATATTCTGCAAGATTGCGTGCGCGTTTCACTCCAGAATTTTTAGGGCTGACAACCACTACATCTGAACCGGTTAAACCTTGTTTGATATAGTGATCAGCAAATAGAGGAATCGTGAACAAGTTGTCTACTGGGATATCGAAGAAGCCTTGTACTTGAACCGCATGAAGATCGAGGGTTACAACACGGTCTACCCCTGCCTTGACAAGCATGTTGGCAACTAATTTTGCTGTAATTGGTTCGCGAGGAGCAGCAGTGCGGTCTTGACGAGCATACCCAAAGTATGGAAGGACCACGTTTACGGTATGGGCACTTGCTCGTTGGCAAGCATCTACCATGATTAACAATTCCATTAAGTGATTGTTCACTGGGAAGCTAGTAGATTGGATGATGTAAATATCATATCCACGCACACTTTCTTCGATATTAATTTGGATTTCACCATCTGAGAATTGACGTGAAGAAAGCTTTCCGAGTGGGATGCCAGCAACTTCCGAAATTTTTTGTGCAATTTCTTGGTTGGAGTTGAGTGCGAAGAGCTTCATATTGTTTTTTTCTGACATGTATTTGATCCTCATTTAGATATTTTTGTCTAGTCTTATTTTAGCAAAAAAATTCAGTAATTTCAGCTTTTTAGCAAACTTTGAGCCAATCTTGCTACTTTACTTTTTGCTGACTTGTATTCAATTTGTTTTTCCTTGAGAAATTCGTGAAAATAAGTTTCATCTGAAGCAGCATCCACCTCCATTTCTAACTCATAGTCCTCGATAGAGTTATACCGACTACGGTCAAAAGCTAATAATCCTTTAGGGATTCTTTTCTCCCGTCTCTCTGTTTCTAGACTTCCCCAGACATCTAAGGAATTTAGTGGAATGTCTAAATCAGTGAGAAAGCTGGCAATCTCACCTTGAGGGAGTTTCTTCTTGGAGAGAAAGGCTTCTACTTGTTCAAAAGTAAGGGCTTGATTGTATTCAAAATGTCCCGCATCTTGCGGTACTTTAAGGGTTAGCTCAGCCCGATCAGCTAAGGTACGAATTCGCAAGGCCATCCGATGATTCCGGATAGCTTGGTCGGGCGTGTCAATATAGTGATTGGTTTGTCGGATAGGAGGTTGGTCCTTGAAAAAGTCTTCTAGAGAATGGTACTCTTCTTTGGTTAGTAAGGTTTTAAATTCAATTTCTAAATGATTCATAGCTACGTCCTTTTCTTTCGTTTGCAAGCTCTTTATGATATAATAATAGATGTGTTTATTTTATACAAAAAACTTTGAGATGACAAGGTGATTCAATGGCGATTGATTGGGAAAATTTTTTAGATCCCTATATCCAAGCAGTTGGGGAGTTGAAGATTAAACTTCGTGGGATAAGAAAGCAGTATCGCAAACAACAAAAGCATTCCCCAATCGAGTTTGTGACCGGTCGTGTGAAGCCGATTGAGAGTATTCTCGAAAAGATGGAACGCAGAAGTATATCTGAAGAGAACCTGGCTCAAGATATGCAAGATATTGCTGGTCTGAGGATCATGGTTCAATTTGTAGATGACGTAGACGAAGTCCTAGAAGTCTTGCGGAAGCGTCAGGATATGCGCGTGGTTCAAGAACGAGACTATATTCGTCACAAGAAATCAAGTGGGTATCGAAGCTATCATGTAGTGGTAGAGTATCCAGTAGATACCATTAATGGCTATGAAACGATTTTGGCAGAGATTCAGATTCGTACTTTGTCTATGAATTTCTGGGCCACCATTGAACACTCATTAAATTACAAATATAAAGGAGATTTTCCGGACGAGATTAAGAAGCGTCTTGAAGTCACCGCGAATTTGGCTTATCAACTCGATGAGGAAATGGGTGCCATTCGTGATGCCATTCAGGAGGCGCAAGCTCTTTTTGATCCAATGCATCGTAAATTAAACGATGGCGTCGGAAATAGTGATGATACAGATGAGGACTACAGGTAAAAAGGTTTCGATTATTCGGAATCGAAAACGCCAGAGCGAAGAGGTTTTTCAACAACTTCGTTATAAATTAAAAAAGAATAATTTTATCTTAACTGAGAAGCATCCGGATATCGTGATCTCTATCGGTGGGGATGGCATGTTGCTTTCGGCTTTTCATAAGTACGAGAGTCAATTGGATCGGGTTCGTTTTGTTGGGGTGCATACGGGGCATCTTGGATTTTATACGGACTATTTAGATGATGAGATTGACAAGTTGGTAGAAAATCTCAAGTTCGATACAGGTGCCAAGGTATCTTACCCAATCCTTAATGTCAAAGTGACTTTTGATAATGGGGATACGAAGATTATGCGAGCCCTTAACGAAGCGACAATCAAACGTAGCGATCGAACTATGGTGGCTGATTTAACCATCAATGGCGTTCATTTTGAGCGATTCAGAGGGGATGGTATTACGGTTTCGACCCCTACAGGTAGCACAGCTTATAACAAATCTTTGG
Protein-coding sequences here:
- a CDS encoding DUF4649 family protein, giving the protein MTNAPLVLTYLDAYQKERQISYDNLDHCLLAFSGCVTLPDSYQVVSVTYKGQILPFTGRIGDFYRYLIQFDQSLRNSN
- a CDS encoding cysteine desulfurase family protein — translated: MIYFDNAATTPLSPGVIKVMTETMETSFGNPSSLHSHGRQAKKILRDARECVATCLKTSSQQIIFTSGGTESNNTVIKGYCLKHRQQGKHIITTAIEHHAVLEPIEYLVEEFGFEVTVIQPVDQKIRPEDIRAALRPDTILVSTMYANNETGDLLPIKAISDLLKDHPAAFHVDAVQAVGKLSIAPEELGIDFLTASAHKFHGPKGVGILYARKPDFFNLLHGGDQEDKRRASTENLISIAGMAQALKEATDQLEANYQYIQSLSERILTGLEDLDFYLNSTDTNLPHVLNIGFPGISNDILLLRLDMAGISVSTGSACTAGTVQPSHVLAAYYGEDSPRLKESIRISLSEFNTSDEVDIFITTIHKILGELHGI
- a CDS encoding CYTH domain-containing protein, encoding MNHLEIEFKTLLTKEEYHSLEDFFKDQPPIRQTNHYIDTPDQAIRNHRMALRIRTLADRAELTLKVPQDAGHFEYNQALTFEQVEAFLSKKKLPQGEIASFLTDLDIPLNSLDVWGSLETERREKRIPKGLLAFDRSRYNSIEDYELEMEVDAASDETYFHEFLKEKQIEYKSAKSKVARLAQSLLKS
- a CDS encoding GTP pyrophosphokinase; the encoded protein is MAIDWENFLDPYIQAVGELKIKLRGIRKQYRKQQKHSPIEFVTGRVKPIESILEKMERRSISEENLAQDMQDIAGLRIMVQFVDDVDEVLEVLRKRQDMRVVQERDYIRHKKSSGYRSYHVVVEYPVDTINGYETILAEIQIRTLSMNFWATIEHSLNYKYKGDFPDEIKKRLEVTANLAYQLDEEMGAIRDAIQEAQALFDPMHRKLNDGVGNSDDTDEDYR
- a CDS encoding NAD kinase, whose product is MRTTGKKVSIIRNRKRQSEEVFQQLRYKLKKNNFILTEKHPDIVISIGGDGMLLSAFHKYESQLDRVRFVGVHTGHLGFYTDYLDDEIDKLVENLKFDTGAKVSYPILNVKVTFDNGDTKIMRALNEATIKRSDRTMVADLTINGVHFERFRGDGITVSTPTGSTAYNKSLGGAVLHPTIEALQIAEIASLNNRVYRTLGSSIIVPKKDKIEITPSRPGFHILSVDNSTYSYRNIAHIEYQIDNHKINFVASPSHTSFWNRVKDAFIGDIDE
- a CDS encoding ribose-phosphate diphosphokinase, whose translation is MSEKNNMKLFALNSNQEIAQKISEVAGIPLGKLSSRQFSDGEIQINIEESVRGYDIYIIQSTSFPVNNHLMELLIMVDACQRASAHTVNVVLPYFGYARQDRTAAPREPITAKLVANMLVKAGVDRVVTLDLHAVQVQGFFDIPVDNLFTIPLFADHYIKQGLTGSDVVVVSPKNSGVKRARNLAEYLDAPIAIIDYAQDDSSRDEGYIIGDVKGKKAILIDDILNTGKTFSEAAKIVQRDGATEIYAVSSHGLFVKGAAELLDQAPIKEILVTDSVATQEQKPKNVKYITASDLIGDALVRIQERKPVSPLFAYHKK
- a CDS encoding DUF1831 domain-containing protein, encoding MAFETSVSLTDCDYTYAIHPNIKKYTLRDNTFAQTKVGNYELNRLLEAVPNSGDGFKLKIIINKDLTGFKINITDKSGLRLVNIFKNPENKIIQQKFYFLMDSLVEREIFERIEK